One segment of Amycolatopsis alba DSM 44262 DNA contains the following:
- a CDS encoding aminotransferase class V-fold PLP-dependent enzyme has product MTDFDVNRARAETPGCAEVVHLNNAGSSLPPSRVTDTVVGYLREEALIGGYEQAAATAERMDGVYASAARLVGAEPGDIALTDNATRSWQAIFYALPFAAGDRILTAKSEYASNVISFLQIAKRTGAVVEVVENDESGQLNVEDLKRRVDGDVKLIAVSHVPTQGGLVNPAEEIGAVAREAGIPFLLDACQSAGQIDLDVARLNCDALSVTGRKYLRGPRGTGFLYAHPRLRERVEPAMLDLHSASWTAPESYEVDSTAKMFEVWERDHAAVHGLGAAIDYALEWGMPAIEARVTSLAAKLRDALREVSGVQVHDQGARQCGIVTFSVAKTPSPEVKQRLAAAKINVSVVEATSAQFDFAARGLPSMVRSSVHYFNTEDDIALLASEVGKLA; this is encoded by the coding sequence ATGACGGACTTCGATGTAAACCGCGCTCGTGCCGAGACGCCGGGCTGCGCGGAAGTGGTCCACCTCAACAACGCCGGATCGTCGCTGCCGCCTTCGAGGGTGACCGACACCGTCGTCGGCTACCTGCGCGAAGAAGCCCTGATCGGCGGATACGAGCAAGCCGCGGCGACCGCGGAGCGGATGGACGGCGTCTACGCCTCGGCCGCGCGGCTCGTCGGCGCCGAACCCGGCGACATCGCACTGACCGACAACGCGACCCGGTCCTGGCAGGCGATCTTCTACGCGCTGCCGTTCGCGGCGGGAGACCGGATCCTGACCGCGAAGTCCGAGTACGCGAGCAACGTCATCTCCTTCTTGCAGATCGCGAAACGCACCGGCGCCGTCGTCGAAGTGGTCGAGAACGACGAGTCCGGGCAACTGAACGTCGAGGACCTGAAACGCCGCGTCGACGGCGACGTCAAGCTGATCGCCGTCTCCCACGTGCCGACCCAGGGCGGACTGGTGAACCCCGCCGAGGAGATCGGCGCGGTCGCGAGGGAGGCCGGGATCCCGTTCCTGCTGGACGCGTGCCAGAGCGCCGGCCAGATCGACCTCGACGTCGCGCGCCTGAACTGCGACGCGCTCAGCGTGACCGGCCGCAAGTACCTGCGCGGGCCGCGTGGCACCGGATTCCTCTACGCGCACCCGCGGCTGCGCGAGCGCGTGGAGCCCGCGATGCTCGACCTCCATTCGGCGTCGTGGACAGCACCGGAGAGCTACGAAGTCGATTCGACGGCGAAGATGTTCGAGGTCTGGGAACGCGATCACGCCGCCGTGCACGGCCTCGGCGCGGCGATCGACTACGCCCTCGAATGGGGCATGCCCGCCATCGAAGCCCGCGTCACCTCGCTCGCGGCGAAACTGCGCGACGCGCTCCGCGAGGTCTCCGGCGTCCAGGTGCACGACCAGGGGGCGCGGCAGTGCGGGATCGTCACGTTCAGCGTGGCGAAAACGCCCTCGCCGGAAGTGAAGCAGCGCCTGGCGGCGGCGAAGATCAACGTCAGTGTCGTGGAAGCGACGTCCGCCCAGTTCGACTTCGCCGCGCGCGGGCTGCCTTCGATGGTCCGTTCTTCGGTGCACTACTTCAACACCGAAGACGACATCGCCCTCCTCGCCAGCGAGGTCGGGAAGCTGGCTTAA